The DNA segment AAGTGATATTATCTCATCAGTGTTTGTAGTAAGGTTAGGGAGAACTGAACATCCAaggttctactactactacttcacTGTAGCCTAATGAAATGCAATTGTACAAACATGCAAATTCACTGCACCCCAAGGGTCATAATAGCCTACACACTGTTCAGAGACCCACACCTGATAGTGAAGTCATAGAACATGCCCGTTCTGTTCGCTCCACATAACCCACGCTGTGGATGCtgactgatttaaaaaaatatatatatattctaaaaACATTTAACAAGACTAGGCCAATGAAAGAGGGCATAGACAACATTGAACATTTTAAATGTAACAGTTAAAAACAGCTCTCCTAGTTTACGGGACCCCTCATGGGGTCTGGGCATGTGCACCACCGTTGGGGCGGTCGGAGGCAGACTGGCAGTGGCTAGTGGCAGGCTAATCCACGGTGCACTGAATAGGCTACAAACTGGACAGGAACAACAACCAGGCTATATTCTGATTCAGGTTAATCAGCGTAGGTTTTGGTGTGATTAATTACGTAGGTTAGAGGAGCGCACTACACTCGCAGCACGCTCTGTTTGCAAACCCTAGGGAGATGGCTCGCACTCCTAGCAACCCTGCTATCTTATCTGGTTCCCCAAATTCCCACTTACAACCGGCCTTCGTCGCCGGCTGCCCTACCCAGCAGCGAACGACAACCTTTCCCCATTATGGTGAGTACAATGCGGATACTTGCAAAGGCTACAAGCCCAACGTTCATCAAAGCACAGCTCCCCTGCCAAGACCTGCCTGTCTGGCAAGCAGGTGCAGCTGTGAGCAATtagtttgccctcagaacagcttcagttcatcggggcatggactctttaaggtgtcgaaagagttccacagggatgctggcccatgttgactccaaagctttgcacagttgtgtcaagttgtctggatgttctttgggtggcgGACCATTCTCGATacatacgggaaactgttgagcttgaaaaacccagcagctttgcagttctagACACAAACCGgtactactaccataccccattcaaaagcCCTTAAAtcttttttgtcttgcccattcaatcgctgaatggcacacgtacacaatatctcaattgtctcgaggcttaaaaatccttctttagcatgtctcctgcccttcatctacactgatttgaagtggatttaactagtcatctttcacctggtcagtctgtcattgaAACAGCatttttgtacactgtgtataatATAAAtattccatttagcagacactgaaTAAACAGCCAGGTCtgtaattattggcacccttttataaagatgagcaaaaaatactataaaatgaataatacaaatactgagctattatattattttatactaatacaattgctaacagattttgtttaacaagtaatacaaaaaatatatgggTCAAATTTATTGGGGCTCTAGCACCCGCCCATTGAGAGGATAATGACAGAGGCTTTTTCTAAAAAAGTTTTATGAAAttggagaacacgttgggaggGTTAGACCATTCCTCCCATACAGAAtttttccagatccttgatatccttcgtctgctcTTGTGGCCTAACTTCTTAAATTCAAACCACAGGTgttcaatgggtttcaagtccagagactgagatggccattgcaaaatgttgattttgtgttcAATGTACCATTTCTTTGTGGagtttgatgtgtgcttggggttattgttgtGTGCACCACCAGGTGCAATTCCCCTTTTAATCCACCAGAAGGCAGAATGGCACTAAGATTGACAAGGTCATTTGATTATTGTGTGCTCAATATGAAGTTTTCTGAGTTAAATGATATTGGCattgcatttttttattttaggcCATGGTTGTACAGCGTCATTGTAGCCCTTTACAAAACACCACAGATGCTAGCCTGTGTCTGTTTTTTGGATTGTCCTGACCaggtctttctctctgtccccctttCTCTGTCCCAGTTGAATAACCTGGACCCAGAGCTGAAGAACCTGTTTGACATGTGTGGCATCTCAGAGGCTCAACTCAAAGACAAGGAGACCTCCAAGGTCATCTACGACTTCATCGAAAAGAAAGGAGGGGTGGAGGCCGTCAAGAACGAGCTCCGTAGGCAAGGTGAGCTCACCAGAACCACCCTCTGAGTTCCGTGTATCTCAAGTATTAAGGATTccacccactgtgaatgtgatgaactTCCTTGTTGAGAATGCACTCCACTGGTAATGAGATGGTGCAAGCCAGATGGGGCTTAATTATGTGGTATTTTTCCAGGGCCGCGCAGGTGGTGTGGTGGGTAACTGACTGTTTCCATAGAGTTGTGGTTGGTGTGTTTCTGCCTCAGGTGTTGACTGTGAGCTTTGACATGCTTGACCGGATGAAGCTAACTAGCTTGTGGTTTGTCTGAATTTTTAATTAACAGAGTTGAAAGGCTATAATGTAAAATGTTGCCAGAATTTCAGTGAATTTCTGAGCTCTTGAACGTTCAACGTGCCAGAAGTATAACTCATTTAAAAAGAAATCTTAATGGGGATCCAGGTATTCTACTACTCGACTCAGAAAATCAAGCATGGATTGGAGAATTGTGGTAGTGTTTAGTTTTTAGCACTGTTTGATTTTGGATGTTAAATGCCACATCGCTGTGATGGgagttgttttggctgtgtattGGAGTGATTTGAAACAGAGTATCTGGATGACAGGGTTTGAATGACACATTAACTCTTGGGGGGTAACCTATAATTGGAAACAACATTTATTTTCAGTGCTTATTAAGTGAAAGAACTGTGATTTGTATTGGGACCGTGCAGTACTCTTGTGCACCCCAGTAATTTGAACCCTGCTGGATGGAATATTGCGACTCCTTAACggatttctctctctttccctctctgtcccacACAGCCCCACCACCCCCTCCCTCTCGGGGAGGCCCActtccccctccaccaccccACAGCTCGGGCCCagctcccccaccaccaccattgcGAGGTGGCCGGGGTGCCCCGCCACCTCCACCCTCACGGGCCCCCACCTCggcccctcccccacccccaccctccAGGCCTGGTGCCCTAGGAGCACCCCCTCCACCCCCGGCCCCCACCAGAGGGGGCCACCACcagccaccaccacctcctcctccacccttgCATGCCAGCACAGCACCCCAggccccaccaccacctcccccaccagcaccaccaccctccgGTTGTGGGGGagcccctccaccaccacctccaccacccccACCTGGACCCCCGCCCCCTCCAGAGTTGGACTGTGGTGTGCCGTTGTCCCGCTCACCCCAGGGCTCGGGGGGTAAGTCGGCCCTGCTGGAGCAGATCCGTGGGGGCACCCAGCTGAAGAAGGTGGAGGCACCGGCCTCCAAGACACCGGACACCACTGTGGGGCGCGATGCGCTGCTCGACCAGATACGGCAGGGCATCCAGCTCAAAACTGTAAGTGTACCATCTTTgcctgtgtatgtttgtgtgcatttCCATGtttataactgtgtgtgtgcgcgtgcgtcaGGTACCAGACGGCCCAGACTCTGGCTCCCCTACACCAGCACCCTCGGCAGGCATAGTGGGGGCACTTATGGAAGTAATGCAGAAGAGGAGCAAAGCCATCCACTCCTCAGGTAGGTGCCTACTGTCAGTGTGATGGAAGTGATTCAGTTAACAGCACTCGCTTGAGGAATAACCTTGCCTGAGATCTGAGTACTTGCATTAGCTCCCCgagctaatgcctaggctttaatTTAACGTCCGAATAAAGTCTTGTGCCGAGCAGGCATTGGTGAGCAGTTGTCAAGACGCTGAATTTAAGTACTCATCTGAATTGTGTTATTGCCAGTTTCCCTCAAAATAAAGATGGACATCTCTATGCTTTGTTTACAAATTTGTTTTGTCATTTCCta comes from the Salvelinus namaycush isolate Seneca chromosome 21, SaNama_1.0, whole genome shotgun sequence genome and includes:
- the LOC120066626 gene encoding neural Wiskott-Aldrich syndrome protein-like, producing MNSHSQQRRVGNIGSILLTPQENECLFNYLGRKCNTLCSAVVQVYGADRSSSWMKRCCGVACLIKDNPLRSYFIRVFDIKEGKTMFEQELYNNFSINSSRSYFISFAGDNCQVGLNFASEEEAKRFRAALNDLLGRRQRKTEKRCDPANGPALPMATVDIKNPEINNVRFHNSQQQLPQPHHINNMLHSSKKEKKVKCKRKKLTKADIGTPSNFQHIGHVGWDPNTGFDLNNLDPELKNLFDMCGISEAQLKDKETSKVIYDFIEKKGGVEAVKNELRRQAPPPPPSRGGPLPPPPPHSSGPAPPPPPLRGGRGAPPPPPSRAPTSAPPPPPPSRPGALGAPPPPPAPTRGGHHQPPPPPPPPLHASTAPQAPPPPPPPAPPPSGCGGAPPPPPPPPPPGPPPPPELDCGVPLSRSPQGSGGKSALLEQIRGGTQLKKVEAPASKTPDTTVGRDALLDQIRQGIQLKTVPDGPDSGSPTPAPSAGIVGALMEVMQKRSKAIHSSDEDDDDDEEDFEDDDEWDD